A part of Dasypus novemcinctus isolate mDasNov1 chromosome 7, mDasNov1.1.hap2, whole genome shotgun sequence genomic DNA contains:
- the CXCR1 gene encoding C-X-C chemokine receptor type 1: protein MIFTMEDLLNITDLWSYFDEEFLNVTGMPIIDSSPCKVETQILSKYVVAVIYALVFLLSLLGNSLVMLVILYNRAGRSVTDVYLLNLAIADLLFALTLPIWATSKVKGWVFGTPLCKVASLLKEVNFYSGILLLACISVDRYLAIVHATRTLTQKRHLVKFVCLGIWGLSFLLSLPFFVFREAYDPPFSTPVCYEILGNDTAKWRLVLRILPQTFGFALPLLVMVFCYGFTLRTLFEAHMGQKHRAMRVIFAVVLVFLLCWLPYNLVLVADTLMRTRVIQETCVRRSDIDRALDATEILGFLHSCLNPIIYAFIGQKFRNGLLKILAMRGLISKEFLARHHVSSFTSSTSVSANL from the coding sequence ATGATTTTTACCATGGAAGACCTACTCAATATTACTGATCTGTGGTCGTATTTTGATGAAGAGTTTCTGAACGTCACTGGCATGCCGATTATAGACTCTAGCCCCTGCAAGGTAGAAACACAAATACTTAGCAAGTATGTTGTGGCCGTCATCTACGCCTTGGTGTTCCTGCTAAGTCTGCTGGGAAACTCCCTGGTGATGCTGGTCATCTTATACAACCGGGCTGGCCGTTCTGTCACGGATGTCTACCTGCTGAACCTGGCCATAGCTGACCTGCTCTTCGCCCTGACGCTGCCCATCTGGGCCACCTCCAAGGTGAAGGGCTGGGTTTTTGGCACACCCTTGTGTAAGGTAGCCTCACTCCTGAAGGAAGTCAACTTCTACAGTGGCATCCTGCTGCTGGCCTGCATCAGCGTGGACCGCTACCTGGCGATTGTCCATGCCACGCGCACGCTGACCCAGAAGCGCCACCTGGTCAAGTTTGTATGTCTGGGCATCTGGGGACTGtcttttcttctgtctctgcCCTTCTTCGTCTTCCGTGAGGCCTATGACCCACCCTTTTCCACCCCAGTCTGCTATGAGATCCTGGGTAACGATACAGCAAAATGGCGGTTGGTGTTGCGGATCCTGCCCCAGACCTTCGGCTTCGCCCTGCCGCTGTTGGTCATGGTGTTCTGCTATGGCTTCACCCTGCGCACGCTGTTTGAGGCCCACATGGGGCAGAAGCACCGGGCCATGCGGGTCATCTTTGCCGTGGTGCTCGTCTTCCTGCTCTGCTGGCTGCCCTACAACCTGGTCCTGGTGGCAGACACCCTCATGAGGACCCGGGTGATCCAAGAGACCTGTGTGCGCCGCAGTGACATTGACCGGGCCCTGGATGCCACCGAGATCCTGGGCTTCCTTCACAGCTGCCTCAACCCCATCATCTATGCCTTCATTGGCCAGAAGTTTCGCAATGGGCTCCTCAAGATCCTGGCCATGCGTGGCCTGATCAGCAAGGAGTTCTTGGCACGCCATCACGTTAGCTCTTTCACTTCTTCTACCAGTGTCTCTGCAAACCTCTGA